The DNA region ATAGCCCACGGAGAAGCCGCGGCGCTCCTGTTTGGCCGCCAGGACCTTGGCGATCGCGGTGTCCAGGTCTGTTTCGACCTCGTCCAGGTAGCGTTTGCCCGCCCGGCGGCGCAGCCGGGTCTCATCGACGTCGACAATCAGGCAGGCGCCCCCGTTCAGGGTCACCGCGAGCGGCTGCGCCCCGCCCATCCCCCCGCACCCGCCGGTCAGGGTCAGGGTCCCGGCGAGGGTGCCGTCCTGGTCCCCGGTCAGCTTCCGGGCGATCGCGGCGAACGTCTCGAAGGTCCCCTGCAGGATGCCCTGGGTGCCGATATAAATCCAGGACCCCGCAGTCATCTGCCCATACATCATCAGGCCCTCGGCCTCCAGCCGGCGGAACTCGGGCCAGTTCGCCCAATCACCCACCAGGTTCGAGTTCGCCAGCAACACCCGCGGGGCCCACTCGTTGGTCCGGAACACCCCCACCGGCTTGCCCGACTGGACCAGCAGCGTCTCGTCCGCCTCCATGGATTCCAGGGTCCGGGTGATCGCATCAAACGCCGCCCACGACCGCACCGCCCGGCCCGTGCCCCCATAAACCACCAGATCATCAGGACGCTCAGCAACCTCCGGATCCAGATTGTTCATCAACATCCGCAACGGCGCCTCCGTCTGCCAGGACTTGGCAGACAGCACAGTGCCACGGGCAGCTTTGACCGGACGGGCACCGGTAGTGAAATCGGCGGGTGCCATGGTGGCTCCTTTTCATCTCAGGGGAAATCGGATTCACGTTCTGTATCAACTAAAGCCCGTCCAGGACAGGGCCGACAGGGCTTTCAGAAGGGTGCTGTCCGGGATTCCAGACGCGCCCCTCCTCCCCCAACTGACTCGCACTTAACGTCGCCAAACGCCCGTTTAGCGACGTTATGTGCGAGTTACTTGGGTGGGGCTGCGGGGTGGACCGGCGTGGAAAAGGGGCAGGTGGGGAAGGGTCAGATGGGGAAGGGTCAGGTGGGGCTACTTGGCGGGGCGGCCGTGGATCCGGACCGAAAGCTCGTCGGCGACCTTCTGCACCCGCGCTGCGAGCGCGGGCCATTGGTCAGCCGGCAGTTTGTCCTCCAGGAACGTCACGGCGACTGCCGCCGTCGGCCATCCCACATGGTCCGTGACTGCGGCGGCGATGGAGCCGAAGCCGGGCGTCACCTCACCGTGTTCCGTCGCATAGCCGCGCTGCCGGACCTGGTCCAGGTGCGAGGACAGGGCCGAGTACTTCATGATGGCACCCTCAACCTCGTGCCGGGCAGTGAAGGCCGCAGCGTTCGGATACAGCGCCCGGACCTGCGACTTCGGAAGCGCTGCGAGGATGGCCCGGCCGCTCGCGGTGAGATGGCTGGGCAGCCGGACGCCGACGTCGGTCACGAGGGACGGGCGGTTTTTCGCCCGCTCCTCCACGATGTACAGCACGTCGCGGCCGTGGAGCACCGCCAGATGCGCGCTCTCCCCGATCACATCCACCAGGGATGCCAGCAACGGCCGGCCCAGCCGGGACAACGGCTCCTGCCGCGAGTACGCCGAACTCAGCTCAAAGGCACTGATCCCCAGCCCGTAGCGCTGCTCCTCATGGAGATGGAGCACAAACCCATTCGACTCCATCACCCCGAGAAGGTGGTACACGCTTGAGCGCGGGAGGCCCAGGGACGTGGCAATGCTCGACGCCGCCATCGGCCCCCGCTTGGAGGCCAGCAGTTTGAGGATTCGCAAGGTGTTTTCGGCAGCGGGGACTTTGGATGTCACCTTTGATTCAGCCATGGGTTTCAGGCCCTGCCACTCTGTCCTCCAGTATTTGTCTCAAGGGCTTCCGGCAGATGTCCGGGATACCGTACTTAACCTT from Arthrobacter pascens includes:
- a CDS encoding IclR family transcriptional regulator, with translation MAESKVTSKVPAAENTLRILKLLASKRGPMAASSIATSLGLPRSSVYHLLGVMESNGFVLHLHEEQRYGLGISAFELSSAYSRQEPLSRLGRPLLASLVDVIGESAHLAVLHGRDVLYIVEERAKNRPSLVTDVGVRLPSHLTASGRAILAALPKSQVRALYPNAAAFTARHEVEGAIMKYSALSSHLDQVRQRGYATEHGEVTPGFGSIAAAVTDHVGWPTAAVAVTFLEDKLPADQWPALAARVQKVADELSVRIHGRPAK